The Anabas testudineus chromosome 14, fAnaTes1.2, whole genome shotgun sequence genome includes a region encoding these proteins:
- the zcchc10 gene encoding zinc finger CCHC domain-containing protein 10: MATPMHRLIARRQAEANKQHVRCQKCLEMGHWTYECTGKRKYVHRPSRTTEMKKKLKENENEPLSITGPGTQNSSEKKIKKKAKDSSDSSSDSDGSSNDSSSDSSDSSSSSSDDSDSSSDSDDDSSSSSSSTSSSSSSDSSDSGSSSDSDQGPPKKKKKKK; this comes from the exons ATGGCGACTCCCATGCATAGACTAATAGCCAGGAGGCAAGC AGAGGCGAACAAACAACATGTACGCTGCCAGAAGTGTTTAGAAATGGGGCACTGGACTTACGAATGCACAGGGAAGCGGAAATATGTGCACAGACCATCAAGAACTACCgagatgaaaaagaaactaaaggAGAATGAAAACGAACCCCTGAGCATCACTGG ACCAGGAACCCAAAACTCCAGtgagaagaaaattaaaaagaa GGCTAAAGACtccagtgacagcagcagtgactcaGATGGATCCTCCAATGACTCATCATCAGACAGCAGCGACTCCTCCAGCTCGTCTTCGGATGACAgcgacagcagcagtgacagcgACGATGACagctcttcctcatcttcctctacctcctcctcttcgtcctcaGACAGCTCAGACTCAGGAAGCAGCAGCGATTCAGATCAAGGACctccaaagaagaagaagaagaagaaatga
- the aff4 gene encoding AF4/FMR2 family member 4 isoform X1 — MASQSGNMNREDRNVLRMKERERRNQEIQQGGGEAFPANSPLFPEPYKVSSKEDKLSSRIQSMLGNYDEMKEPIGDTLPKLGGKPSNSSSSSEEKSGPPLFGGDQRGVGSGGSSQSSKWTPVGPAAGGSSSQSQKRSGLQGGHSSQRGNGGSSSSNSSQRHGGEAREKKSSKHSGGSEHSKSHTSSPAKGSLSSSSSNSHSRSSLPAEQHHSKERYRSKSPRDKEANWDSPSRVHTSFSSGQHSSQAFPPSLMSKPSSMQQKPTAYVRPMDGQETAEPKSSQAESYSGQSHSNTMGEMKSNGKASLSKLKIPSQPVEGPGDASCVDEILKEMTQSWPPPLTAIHTPCKTEPSKFPFPTKESHTFPSGHKRGSSSKSSSSHQPKACDDQPTMLEDDLKLSSSEDSDVEDSAKNVSRNTSASNNSEEADQSRDDSSSHSGSESSSGSDSESESSTTDSEANEPPRPASPEPEEPMANKWQLDNWFKKAKQFSPASPVDNNNVPTKCKKEGRDNSSGRGYGSQGGGSKDSAAPTPSRDLRAAQKGAEGGRGRQKSPAQSEGSANPRIRVGKKQPKKSEKPPVVEEPKGGLRVESEPAPEIPPHRPKAATKGSRKPSIKKEPKSSPRPTTAAVTTTADKRKAKAPTKTSQKSREFVDTDSSSSDSEGNDSIPSSSQTPKYTESIRTPVCVFSPMEEKELLSPLSDPEERYPARPPQQQVLLVKIDLSLLSRIPGRPYKEPAEIKVERDDSLDRDSKDFSKQSSEKSSSKAKRKHKNDEESTKPESKRCKLEDKSLSHHKNSNKESKRSLEKKEEPVPSPSMSGLQRTPKAEHPSRKRTVSQSSTSLSSGTGSGKEGSHSTKGNSTSKHRKGEDKGRSTRDGKEKSSKGCDNQLAVPPLSTDGPRSQRSKLVFEDRVHSADHYLQEAKKLKHNADALLDRFEKAVYYLDAVVSFIECGNALEKSAQEAKSPFPMYAETVELIKYTMKLKSYMAPDATSADKRLAVLCLRCQSLLYLRLFKLRKDSALKYSKTLTEHLKNSLSNTQAPSPGMGNKAAGMPSPVSPKLSPGTAGGYSSVSSSSSTSSSVTIPQRIHQMAASYVQVTSNFLYATEVWDQAEQLSKEQKDFFLELDKVMGPLIFNTSTMTELVRYTRQGLHWLRLDAKLIP, encoded by the exons ATGGCCTCTCAGTCAGG caaCATGAACCGTGAGGACCGGAATGTGCTCcgaatgaaagaaagagaacgGAGAAATCAAGAAATccagcagggaggaggagaggcctTTCCAGCGAATTCCCCCCTCTTCCCCGAACCCTACAAAGTG tcCAGCAAGGAAGATAAATTGTCCAGCCGTATTCAGAGCATGCTGGGCAATTACGACGAGATGAAAGAGCCCATTGGTGATACACTTCCAAAGCTCGGTGGTAAACCTTCTAACAGCTCGTCTTCCTCTGAGGAGAAGTCAGGCCCGCCTTTGTTTGGCGGGGACCAGCGTGGCGTCGGTAGTGGTGGCAGCAGCCAGAGCAGTAAGTGGACTCCTGTTGGCCCCGCAGCAGGTGGATCTTCATCCCAGTCCCAGAAACGCTCAGGACTCCAGGGTGGGCACAGCAGTCAGAGGGGCAACGGGggcagtagcagcagcaacagtagcCAAAGACACGGAGGAGAAGCGCGGGAAAAGAAGTCAAGTAAACACAGTGGAGGGTCTGAGCACTCAAAGTCACACACATCGAGTCCGGCCAAGGGCTCTTTGAGTTCCTCCAGCAGCAACAGCCACTCGCGGAGCTCCCTGCCTGCCGAGCAGCATCACAGCAAGGAGCGCTACCGCTCCAAGTCCCCTCGAGACAAAGAGGCCAACTGGGACTCGCCCTCCCGGGTTCACACCTCCTTCAGCAGTGGACAGCACTCGAGTCAGGCGTTTCCCCCATCTCTCATGTCCAAGCCCAGCTCCATGCAACAGAAGCCCACAGCCTATGTGCGGCCTATGGACGGCCAGGAAACTGCAGAACCCAAAAGCTCGCAAGCAGAAAGCTACAGCGGACAGTCGCACAGCAACACCATGGGAGAGATGAAGTCCAACGGCAAGGCGTCGCTTTCCAAACTCAAGATCCCATCACAACCTGTAGAG gGACCCGGTGACGCCAGCTGTGTAGATGAAATTCTAAAG GAAATGACTCAGTCGTGGCCCCCTCCACTGACAGCCATCCACACCCCCTGCAAAACGGAGCCCTCCAAGTTTCCATTCCCTACGAAG GAATCTCACACTTTTCCAAGTGGACACA aGCGAGGTAGTTCTTCAAAGAGTTCTAGCAGCCACCAGCCCAAAGCTTGTGATGACCAGCCCAC GATGCTGGAAGATGACCTGAAGCTAAGCAGCAGCGAGGATAGTGATGTAGAGGACTCTGCCAAGAATGTCTCAAGGAACACATCAGCAAG CAATAACAGTGAAGAAGCCGATCAATCGAGGGATGACTCCAGCAGCCACAGCGGTTCAGAGAGCAGCTCGGGCTCCGACAGCGAGAGCGAAAGCAGCACAACAGACAGTGAAGCCAACGAGCCCCCGCGGCCTGCATCTCCTGAA CCTGAAGAACCTATGGCCAACAAGTGGCAACTGGACAACTGGTTCAAGAAGGCCAAGCAGTTCTCACCAGCCTCTCCAGTGGACAACAACAATGTTCCAACCAAGTGCAAGAAAGAGGGCAGAGATAACAGCTCAGGACGTGGCTATGGTAGCCAGGGAGGGGGGTCAAAAGACTCTGCGGCACCCACCCCAAGCAGGGACCTTCGGGCAGCACAAAAGGGTGCAGAGGGTGGCCGTGGTCGGCAGAAATCCCCTGCCCAGAGTGAGGGCAGTGCAAATCCACGAATCCGTGTGGGTAAAAAACAGCCTAAAAAATCAGAGAAGCCTCCAGTGGTGGAGGAACCCAAAGGTGGTTTAAGAGTGGAGAGTGAACCAGCTCCGGAGATACCACCTCATCGGCCTAAAGCTGCAACTAAGGGTTCACGCAAACCAAGCATAAAAAAAGAGCCCAAATCCTCTCCAAGGCCCACCACGGCTGCTGTCACAACCACTGCAGATAAACGCAAGGCCAAGGCTCCCACCAAGACTTCCCAGAAGTCTCGAGAATTTGTCGATACAGACTCTTCATCGTCCGACTCCGAGGGAAATGACAGCATCCCTTCCTCGTCACAGACGCCCAAGTACACCGAGAGCATCAGgacccctgtgtgtgtgttttctccaaTGGAAGAGAAGGAGCTGTTATCTCCTCTCAGCGACCCTGAGGAGCGCTATCCTGCTAGGCCGCCTCAGCAGCAGGTTTTACTAGTGAAGATAG ATCTCAGCTTGCTATCTAGGATCCCAGGGCGGCCCTACAAGGAACCTGCAGAGATCAAAGTTGAGAGGGATGACTCTCTAGACAGGGACAGCAAGGATTTCAGTAAGCAGAGTTCAGAGAAGAGCTCTAGCAAGGCCAAGAGGAAACACAAG AATGACGAAGAAAGCACCAAGCCAGAGAGCAAGCGATGCAAGCTAGAGGATAAGTCGCTATCTCATCATAAAAATAGCAATAAAGA GTCAAAGAGGTCattggaaaagaaagaggagccTGTCCCATCTCCGTCCATGTCAGGACTGCAGCGGACGCCAAAGGCAGAGCATCCGAGTCGAAAGAGGACAGTCAGCCAGTCCTCCACATCTTTGTCCAGTGGGACAGGAAGTGGGAAGGAGGGCAGCCACAGCACCAAAGGCAACTCCACCTCTAAACATAGAAAAGGAGAGGACAAGGGACGGAGCACACGTGATGGCAAG GAGAAATCCTCAAAGGGTTGTGATAACCAGCTGGCTGTGCCTCCGCTCTCCACGGACGGCCCCAGGTCTCAGAGATCCAAGCTGGTGTTTGAGGACAG AGTCCATTCAGCAGATCACTACTTACAGGAGGCCAAGAAACTTAAACACAATGCAGATGCACTG TTGGATCGGTTTGAGAAAGCAGTTTACTACTTGGACGCCGTGGTGTCTTTTATTGAATGTGGTAATGCTCTGGAGAAGAGCGCCCAGGAGGCCAAGTCTCCCTTTCCCATGTATGCTGAAACAGTGGAGCTTATCAA ATACActatgaaattaaaaagctaCATGGCTCCAGATGCTACTTCAGCAGACAAGAGGCTAGCTGTGCTTTG CCTGCGTTGCCAGTCCCTCCTCTACCTGCGGTTATTCAAGCTGAGGAAAGACAGTGCACTAAAATACTCCAAAACACTCACCGAACACTTAAAG AATTCTCTGAGTAACACCCAGGCTCCCTCTCCTGGAATGGGAAA TAAGGCAGCAGGTATGCCCTCTCCGGTGTCTCCCAAACTGTCTCCGGGCACAGCCGGTGGCTATTcatcagtcagcagcagcagcagcaccagctcATCTGTGACTATACCTCAGCGTATCCACCAGATGGCTGCCAGCTACGTCCAGGTTACGTCCAACTTTTTGTATGCCACCGAGGTCTGGGACCAGGCTGAGCAGCTATCTAAGGAGCAGAAAG ACTTCTTCTTGGAGCTGGACAAAGTGATGGGTCCTCTGATCTTCAACACCAGCACCATGACAGAACTGGTGCGGTACACACGGCAGGGCCTTCACTGGCTGCGCCTAGACGCTAAGCTTATCCCCTAG
- the aff4 gene encoding AF4/FMR2 family member 4 isoform X2: MNREDRNVLRMKERERRNQEIQQGGGEAFPANSPLFPEPYKVSSKEDKLSSRIQSMLGNYDEMKEPIGDTLPKLGGKPSNSSSSSEEKSGPPLFGGDQRGVGSGGSSQSSKWTPVGPAAGGSSSQSQKRSGLQGGHSSQRGNGGSSSSNSSQRHGGEAREKKSSKHSGGSEHSKSHTSSPAKGSLSSSSSNSHSRSSLPAEQHHSKERYRSKSPRDKEANWDSPSRVHTSFSSGQHSSQAFPPSLMSKPSSMQQKPTAYVRPMDGQETAEPKSSQAESYSGQSHSNTMGEMKSNGKASLSKLKIPSQPVEGPGDASCVDEILKEMTQSWPPPLTAIHTPCKTEPSKFPFPTKESHTFPSGHKRGSSSKSSSSHQPKACDDQPTMLEDDLKLSSSEDSDVEDSAKNVSRNTSASNNSEEADQSRDDSSSHSGSESSSGSDSESESSTTDSEANEPPRPASPEPEEPMANKWQLDNWFKKAKQFSPASPVDNNNVPTKCKKEGRDNSSGRGYGSQGGGSKDSAAPTPSRDLRAAQKGAEGGRGRQKSPAQSEGSANPRIRVGKKQPKKSEKPPVVEEPKGGLRVESEPAPEIPPHRPKAATKGSRKPSIKKEPKSSPRPTTAAVTTTADKRKAKAPTKTSQKSREFVDTDSSSSDSEGNDSIPSSSQTPKYTESIRTPVCVFSPMEEKELLSPLSDPEERYPARPPQQQVLLVKIDLSLLSRIPGRPYKEPAEIKVERDDSLDRDSKDFSKQSSEKSSSKAKRKHKNDEESTKPESKRCKLEDKSLSHHKNSNKESKRSLEKKEEPVPSPSMSGLQRTPKAEHPSRKRTVSQSSTSLSSGTGSGKEGSHSTKGNSTSKHRKGEDKGRSTRDGKEKSSKGCDNQLAVPPLSTDGPRSQRSKLVFEDRVHSADHYLQEAKKLKHNADALLDRFEKAVYYLDAVVSFIECGNALEKSAQEAKSPFPMYAETVELIKYTMKLKSYMAPDATSADKRLAVLCLRCQSLLYLRLFKLRKDSALKYSKTLTEHLKNSLSNTQAPSPGMGNKAAGMPSPVSPKLSPGTAGGYSSVSSSSSTSSSVTIPQRIHQMAASYVQVTSNFLYATEVWDQAEQLSKEQKDFFLELDKVMGPLIFNTSTMTELVRYTRQGLHWLRLDAKLIP, encoded by the exons ATGAACCGTGAGGACCGGAATGTGCTCcgaatgaaagaaagagaacgGAGAAATCAAGAAATccagcagggaggaggagaggcctTTCCAGCGAATTCCCCCCTCTTCCCCGAACCCTACAAAGTG tcCAGCAAGGAAGATAAATTGTCCAGCCGTATTCAGAGCATGCTGGGCAATTACGACGAGATGAAAGAGCCCATTGGTGATACACTTCCAAAGCTCGGTGGTAAACCTTCTAACAGCTCGTCTTCCTCTGAGGAGAAGTCAGGCCCGCCTTTGTTTGGCGGGGACCAGCGTGGCGTCGGTAGTGGTGGCAGCAGCCAGAGCAGTAAGTGGACTCCTGTTGGCCCCGCAGCAGGTGGATCTTCATCCCAGTCCCAGAAACGCTCAGGACTCCAGGGTGGGCACAGCAGTCAGAGGGGCAACGGGggcagtagcagcagcaacagtagcCAAAGACACGGAGGAGAAGCGCGGGAAAAGAAGTCAAGTAAACACAGTGGAGGGTCTGAGCACTCAAAGTCACACACATCGAGTCCGGCCAAGGGCTCTTTGAGTTCCTCCAGCAGCAACAGCCACTCGCGGAGCTCCCTGCCTGCCGAGCAGCATCACAGCAAGGAGCGCTACCGCTCCAAGTCCCCTCGAGACAAAGAGGCCAACTGGGACTCGCCCTCCCGGGTTCACACCTCCTTCAGCAGTGGACAGCACTCGAGTCAGGCGTTTCCCCCATCTCTCATGTCCAAGCCCAGCTCCATGCAACAGAAGCCCACAGCCTATGTGCGGCCTATGGACGGCCAGGAAACTGCAGAACCCAAAAGCTCGCAAGCAGAAAGCTACAGCGGACAGTCGCACAGCAACACCATGGGAGAGATGAAGTCCAACGGCAAGGCGTCGCTTTCCAAACTCAAGATCCCATCACAACCTGTAGAG gGACCCGGTGACGCCAGCTGTGTAGATGAAATTCTAAAG GAAATGACTCAGTCGTGGCCCCCTCCACTGACAGCCATCCACACCCCCTGCAAAACGGAGCCCTCCAAGTTTCCATTCCCTACGAAG GAATCTCACACTTTTCCAAGTGGACACA aGCGAGGTAGTTCTTCAAAGAGTTCTAGCAGCCACCAGCCCAAAGCTTGTGATGACCAGCCCAC GATGCTGGAAGATGACCTGAAGCTAAGCAGCAGCGAGGATAGTGATGTAGAGGACTCTGCCAAGAATGTCTCAAGGAACACATCAGCAAG CAATAACAGTGAAGAAGCCGATCAATCGAGGGATGACTCCAGCAGCCACAGCGGTTCAGAGAGCAGCTCGGGCTCCGACAGCGAGAGCGAAAGCAGCACAACAGACAGTGAAGCCAACGAGCCCCCGCGGCCTGCATCTCCTGAA CCTGAAGAACCTATGGCCAACAAGTGGCAACTGGACAACTGGTTCAAGAAGGCCAAGCAGTTCTCACCAGCCTCTCCAGTGGACAACAACAATGTTCCAACCAAGTGCAAGAAAGAGGGCAGAGATAACAGCTCAGGACGTGGCTATGGTAGCCAGGGAGGGGGGTCAAAAGACTCTGCGGCACCCACCCCAAGCAGGGACCTTCGGGCAGCACAAAAGGGTGCAGAGGGTGGCCGTGGTCGGCAGAAATCCCCTGCCCAGAGTGAGGGCAGTGCAAATCCACGAATCCGTGTGGGTAAAAAACAGCCTAAAAAATCAGAGAAGCCTCCAGTGGTGGAGGAACCCAAAGGTGGTTTAAGAGTGGAGAGTGAACCAGCTCCGGAGATACCACCTCATCGGCCTAAAGCTGCAACTAAGGGTTCACGCAAACCAAGCATAAAAAAAGAGCCCAAATCCTCTCCAAGGCCCACCACGGCTGCTGTCACAACCACTGCAGATAAACGCAAGGCCAAGGCTCCCACCAAGACTTCCCAGAAGTCTCGAGAATTTGTCGATACAGACTCTTCATCGTCCGACTCCGAGGGAAATGACAGCATCCCTTCCTCGTCACAGACGCCCAAGTACACCGAGAGCATCAGgacccctgtgtgtgtgttttctccaaTGGAAGAGAAGGAGCTGTTATCTCCTCTCAGCGACCCTGAGGAGCGCTATCCTGCTAGGCCGCCTCAGCAGCAGGTTTTACTAGTGAAGATAG ATCTCAGCTTGCTATCTAGGATCCCAGGGCGGCCCTACAAGGAACCTGCAGAGATCAAAGTTGAGAGGGATGACTCTCTAGACAGGGACAGCAAGGATTTCAGTAAGCAGAGTTCAGAGAAGAGCTCTAGCAAGGCCAAGAGGAAACACAAG AATGACGAAGAAAGCACCAAGCCAGAGAGCAAGCGATGCAAGCTAGAGGATAAGTCGCTATCTCATCATAAAAATAGCAATAAAGA GTCAAAGAGGTCattggaaaagaaagaggagccTGTCCCATCTCCGTCCATGTCAGGACTGCAGCGGACGCCAAAGGCAGAGCATCCGAGTCGAAAGAGGACAGTCAGCCAGTCCTCCACATCTTTGTCCAGTGGGACAGGAAGTGGGAAGGAGGGCAGCCACAGCACCAAAGGCAACTCCACCTCTAAACATAGAAAAGGAGAGGACAAGGGACGGAGCACACGTGATGGCAAG GAGAAATCCTCAAAGGGTTGTGATAACCAGCTGGCTGTGCCTCCGCTCTCCACGGACGGCCCCAGGTCTCAGAGATCCAAGCTGGTGTTTGAGGACAG AGTCCATTCAGCAGATCACTACTTACAGGAGGCCAAGAAACTTAAACACAATGCAGATGCACTG TTGGATCGGTTTGAGAAAGCAGTTTACTACTTGGACGCCGTGGTGTCTTTTATTGAATGTGGTAATGCTCTGGAGAAGAGCGCCCAGGAGGCCAAGTCTCCCTTTCCCATGTATGCTGAAACAGTGGAGCTTATCAA ATACActatgaaattaaaaagctaCATGGCTCCAGATGCTACTTCAGCAGACAAGAGGCTAGCTGTGCTTTG CCTGCGTTGCCAGTCCCTCCTCTACCTGCGGTTATTCAAGCTGAGGAAAGACAGTGCACTAAAATACTCCAAAACACTCACCGAACACTTAAAG AATTCTCTGAGTAACACCCAGGCTCCCTCTCCTGGAATGGGAAA TAAGGCAGCAGGTATGCCCTCTCCGGTGTCTCCCAAACTGTCTCCGGGCACAGCCGGTGGCTATTcatcagtcagcagcagcagcagcaccagctcATCTGTGACTATACCTCAGCGTATCCACCAGATGGCTGCCAGCTACGTCCAGGTTACGTCCAACTTTTTGTATGCCACCGAGGTCTGGGACCAGGCTGAGCAGCTATCTAAGGAGCAGAAAG ACTTCTTCTTGGAGCTGGACAAAGTGATGGGTCCTCTGATCTTCAACACCAGCACCATGACAGAACTGGTGCGGTACACACGGCAGGGCCTTCACTGGCTGCGCCTAGACGCTAAGCTTATCCCCTAG
- the aff4 gene encoding AF4/FMR2 family member 4 isoform X3, with translation MLGNYDEMKEPIGDTLPKLGGKPSNSSSSSEEKSGPPLFGGDQRGVGSGGSSQSSKWTPVGPAAGGSSSQSQKRSGLQGGHSSQRGNGGSSSSNSSQRHGGEAREKKSSKHSGGSEHSKSHTSSPAKGSLSSSSSNSHSRSSLPAEQHHSKERYRSKSPRDKEANWDSPSRVHTSFSSGQHSSQAFPPSLMSKPSSMQQKPTAYVRPMDGQETAEPKSSQAESYSGQSHSNTMGEMKSNGKASLSKLKIPSQPVEGPGDASCVDEILKEMTQSWPPPLTAIHTPCKTEPSKFPFPTKESHTFPSGHKRGSSSKSSSSHQPKACDDQPTMLEDDLKLSSSEDSDVEDSAKNVSRNTSASNNSEEADQSRDDSSSHSGSESSSGSDSESESSTTDSEANEPPRPASPEPEEPMANKWQLDNWFKKAKQFSPASPVDNNNVPTKCKKEGRDNSSGRGYGSQGGGSKDSAAPTPSRDLRAAQKGAEGGRGRQKSPAQSEGSANPRIRVGKKQPKKSEKPPVVEEPKGGLRVESEPAPEIPPHRPKAATKGSRKPSIKKEPKSSPRPTTAAVTTTADKRKAKAPTKTSQKSREFVDTDSSSSDSEGNDSIPSSSQTPKYTESIRTPVCVFSPMEEKELLSPLSDPEERYPARPPQQQVLLVKIDLSLLSRIPGRPYKEPAEIKVERDDSLDRDSKDFSKQSSEKSSSKAKRKHKNDEESTKPESKRCKLEDKSLSHHKNSNKESKRSLEKKEEPVPSPSMSGLQRTPKAEHPSRKRTVSQSSTSLSSGTGSGKEGSHSTKGNSTSKHRKGEDKGRSTRDGKEKSSKGCDNQLAVPPLSTDGPRSQRSKLVFEDRVHSADHYLQEAKKLKHNADALLDRFEKAVYYLDAVVSFIECGNALEKSAQEAKSPFPMYAETVELIKYTMKLKSYMAPDATSADKRLAVLCLRCQSLLYLRLFKLRKDSALKYSKTLTEHLKNSLSNTQAPSPGMGNKAAGMPSPVSPKLSPGTAGGYSSVSSSSSTSSSVTIPQRIHQMAASYVQVTSNFLYATEVWDQAEQLSKEQKDFFLELDKVMGPLIFNTSTMTELVRYTRQGLHWLRLDAKLIP, from the exons ATGCTGGGCAATTACGACGAGATGAAAGAGCCCATTGGTGATACACTTCCAAAGCTCGGTGGTAAACCTTCTAACAGCTCGTCTTCCTCTGAGGAGAAGTCAGGCCCGCCTTTGTTTGGCGGGGACCAGCGTGGCGTCGGTAGTGGTGGCAGCAGCCAGAGCAGTAAGTGGACTCCTGTTGGCCCCGCAGCAGGTGGATCTTCATCCCAGTCCCAGAAACGCTCAGGACTCCAGGGTGGGCACAGCAGTCAGAGGGGCAACGGGggcagtagcagcagcaacagtagcCAAAGACACGGAGGAGAAGCGCGGGAAAAGAAGTCAAGTAAACACAGTGGAGGGTCTGAGCACTCAAAGTCACACACATCGAGTCCGGCCAAGGGCTCTTTGAGTTCCTCCAGCAGCAACAGCCACTCGCGGAGCTCCCTGCCTGCCGAGCAGCATCACAGCAAGGAGCGCTACCGCTCCAAGTCCCCTCGAGACAAAGAGGCCAACTGGGACTCGCCCTCCCGGGTTCACACCTCCTTCAGCAGTGGACAGCACTCGAGTCAGGCGTTTCCCCCATCTCTCATGTCCAAGCCCAGCTCCATGCAACAGAAGCCCACAGCCTATGTGCGGCCTATGGACGGCCAGGAAACTGCAGAACCCAAAAGCTCGCAAGCAGAAAGCTACAGCGGACAGTCGCACAGCAACACCATGGGAGAGATGAAGTCCAACGGCAAGGCGTCGCTTTCCAAACTCAAGATCCCATCACAACCTGTAGAG gGACCCGGTGACGCCAGCTGTGTAGATGAAATTCTAAAG GAAATGACTCAGTCGTGGCCCCCTCCACTGACAGCCATCCACACCCCCTGCAAAACGGAGCCCTCCAAGTTTCCATTCCCTACGAAG GAATCTCACACTTTTCCAAGTGGACACA aGCGAGGTAGTTCTTCAAAGAGTTCTAGCAGCCACCAGCCCAAAGCTTGTGATGACCAGCCCAC GATGCTGGAAGATGACCTGAAGCTAAGCAGCAGCGAGGATAGTGATGTAGAGGACTCTGCCAAGAATGTCTCAAGGAACACATCAGCAAG CAATAACAGTGAAGAAGCCGATCAATCGAGGGATGACTCCAGCAGCCACAGCGGTTCAGAGAGCAGCTCGGGCTCCGACAGCGAGAGCGAAAGCAGCACAACAGACAGTGAAGCCAACGAGCCCCCGCGGCCTGCATCTCCTGAA CCTGAAGAACCTATGGCCAACAAGTGGCAACTGGACAACTGGTTCAAGAAGGCCAAGCAGTTCTCACCAGCCTCTCCAGTGGACAACAACAATGTTCCAACCAAGTGCAAGAAAGAGGGCAGAGATAACAGCTCAGGACGTGGCTATGGTAGCCAGGGAGGGGGGTCAAAAGACTCTGCGGCACCCACCCCAAGCAGGGACCTTCGGGCAGCACAAAAGGGTGCAGAGGGTGGCCGTGGTCGGCAGAAATCCCCTGCCCAGAGTGAGGGCAGTGCAAATCCACGAATCCGTGTGGGTAAAAAACAGCCTAAAAAATCAGAGAAGCCTCCAGTGGTGGAGGAACCCAAAGGTGGTTTAAGAGTGGAGAGTGAACCAGCTCCGGAGATACCACCTCATCGGCCTAAAGCTGCAACTAAGGGTTCACGCAAACCAAGCATAAAAAAAGAGCCCAAATCCTCTCCAAGGCCCACCACGGCTGCTGTCACAACCACTGCAGATAAACGCAAGGCCAAGGCTCCCACCAAGACTTCCCAGAAGTCTCGAGAATTTGTCGATACAGACTCTTCATCGTCCGACTCCGAGGGAAATGACAGCATCCCTTCCTCGTCACAGACGCCCAAGTACACCGAGAGCATCAGgacccctgtgtgtgtgttttctccaaTGGAAGAGAAGGAGCTGTTATCTCCTCTCAGCGACCCTGAGGAGCGCTATCCTGCTAGGCCGCCTCAGCAGCAGGTTTTACTAGTGAAGATAG ATCTCAGCTTGCTATCTAGGATCCCAGGGCGGCCCTACAAGGAACCTGCAGAGATCAAAGTTGAGAGGGATGACTCTCTAGACAGGGACAGCAAGGATTTCAGTAAGCAGAGTTCAGAGAAGAGCTCTAGCAAGGCCAAGAGGAAACACAAG AATGACGAAGAAAGCACCAAGCCAGAGAGCAAGCGATGCAAGCTAGAGGATAAGTCGCTATCTCATCATAAAAATAGCAATAAAGA GTCAAAGAGGTCattggaaaagaaagaggagccTGTCCCATCTCCGTCCATGTCAGGACTGCAGCGGACGCCAAAGGCAGAGCATCCGAGTCGAAAGAGGACAGTCAGCCAGTCCTCCACATCTTTGTCCAGTGGGACAGGAAGTGGGAAGGAGGGCAGCCACAGCACCAAAGGCAACTCCACCTCTAAACATAGAAAAGGAGAGGACAAGGGACGGAGCACACGTGATGGCAAG GAGAAATCCTCAAAGGGTTGTGATAACCAGCTGGCTGTGCCTCCGCTCTCCACGGACGGCCCCAGGTCTCAGAGATCCAAGCTGGTGTTTGAGGACAG AGTCCATTCAGCAGATCACTACTTACAGGAGGCCAAGAAACTTAAACACAATGCAGATGCACTG TTGGATCGGTTTGAGAAAGCAGTTTACTACTTGGACGCCGTGGTGTCTTTTATTGAATGTGGTAATGCTCTGGAGAAGAGCGCCCAGGAGGCCAAGTCTCCCTTTCCCATGTATGCTGAAACAGTGGAGCTTATCAA ATACActatgaaattaaaaagctaCATGGCTCCAGATGCTACTTCAGCAGACAAGAGGCTAGCTGTGCTTTG CCTGCGTTGCCAGTCCCTCCTCTACCTGCGGTTATTCAAGCTGAGGAAAGACAGTGCACTAAAATACTCCAAAACACTCACCGAACACTTAAAG AATTCTCTGAGTAACACCCAGGCTCCCTCTCCTGGAATGGGAAA TAAGGCAGCAGGTATGCCCTCTCCGGTGTCTCCCAAACTGTCTCCGGGCACAGCCGGTGGCTATTcatcagtcagcagcagcagcagcaccagctcATCTGTGACTATACCTCAGCGTATCCACCAGATGGCTGCCAGCTACGTCCAGGTTACGTCCAACTTTTTGTATGCCACCGAGGTCTGGGACCAGGCTGAGCAGCTATCTAAGGAGCAGAAAG ACTTCTTCTTGGAGCTGGACAAAGTGATGGGTCCTCTGATCTTCAACACCAGCACCATGACAGAACTGGTGCGGTACACACGGCAGGGCCTTCACTGGCTGCGCCTAGACGCTAAGCTTATCCCCTAG